GAATCCACGCGGACTTGACTTGCGCGTCGTGGAGCTACGGGCCATCCTCTCGGTCAAATTTCCGTGGACGGACGGTAAATGTCAGGCGACGTAACTTCAATGACTGGGCTTGTTCTGGACGGGCGATATCAAGTGGGCAACCTGCTTGGTGCCGGTGGTATGGGGGCGGTCTACCGTGGTGTTCAACGGTCTGTTGGACGAAATGTTGCCATCAAAGTCCTGCGCGTCGGAGTATTTACGACCGAAGAGTCCAAGGTTCGATTTGAGCGCGAAGCTCAGGTTATGGCCGGTCTCGAACACCCGAATATTGTTCGTCTCTACGATTTTGGATCGCATGAGAAGGGCGTCTTTATGGTGCTCGAACTCGTCGAAGGAAAATCTCTCCACGAAGTTCTAAAGGGGCGGAGCCTCGCCCCGGAACTGGCGATGGAGATCGTTCGTCAGATCGCTACCGGGATGGCGGAAGCGCATGCACGTGGTATCGTTCACCGCGACCTAAAGCCCGCCAATATCATGATCACCTCGGACTCTAGCGGTGCGATGCGGGTGGTGATTTTGGACTTTGGTCTCGCGAGGCCTTCGCGCCAAGACGTACGCCTGACTACGAACGGTCTCGTCTACGGCACTCCCGAATACATCGCTCCCGAGTACGCTCGCGGAAATGAGTTTGACGAGACGGCTGAGATCTATGCGCTCGGTGTGGTGCTCTACGAAATGCTGACGGGCAAACCACCGTTTACGGGCGACCCCTTGCAGGTGCTTTTTCAGCAGGTCAGCGAGCCGACACCTGGTCTGGATGAAGCGGTCGCCAGTGGGCAGATTTCAGAAGCTTGCGCGAACTTGACCATGTCCATGTTGGAAAAATCCCCAGAGAATCGTCAGCCGAAGTCCATGCTCGGGCTGGTGCAACGACTGGAAGTGATGGGGATAGGCAAGCGTAGATTTGTCCGCGAATTGGACGAGGGTTTGCGTGCTCCGGTGAGCGTGTCCAGACAGCGCCCGAAGCTCGAGCCTAACAAGGTCCGTGCGGGATCTACACCATTTTTGGAAGCGGACGACGCGGTCAAAGGGGCGTGGCAAGACTATGTCCGCAAAACGGGGGCTATCAAACTCGATGAACCCCTAGGTCAGGGGACCGTGATCGACCCAAACATCGATGGTTCGCTGGAGTTTGGGACCGACCCTGAGTCGTTGATCAAGACCATTCCGCGTGAAGGCGTGCCGCCGATCACCGAGCAGATGCAAGACCCAAGAGGAGAGCTGCCAACCATGCTCTCGGTTCCAGGCGTGGACCAGAGCTCCGAGATGAGTCGCTTTACGACCGAGCGGATGAACTCTGTATTCGGAAGTCGAGAAGGAATGGGAACCATTCCGGCTACGGACGTTAAGATTCAAGCCGCACCCGTACCCCCACCGGCCGAGCCGTCGCCGAAGAGGGCACAGCCTCAGAGCCCGGAACTTGCCTTTGACCCGAGAGAGCGGTTTTCGCAAGAGCGGCAACGTCCGGAGGAGCCAGCAAAACCCAAGACTGCCATACCGGCACGACTCATACTCGTTGTGGCCATCATCGTGCTCGTGCTCTTGGTTGCGATTGTGCTTCAGCTGAGAAATTTCGCGCCCGAGGCAGACACCCTCTCAAGAGAGGAGCTCCTCAAACTCTATGAGGAAGAGGCGGACGAGGCCGAGAAGGCTGAGAAGGCCGAGCAATCGACAGGGGAAAGACCCCAAACATCAAGGGCAAAGAAGACCGCACCGAAGAAAGGCGAGGTCATCGATCTTTTCGAAGGTGAGGCGGGTCAAGACGAGCCACCCTCAAATATTAAAATTGAGAGAGGACGATGACTTGGAAAGGGCGCCTTAAACGAGGTGGTGCCGCTAGCGTCACGCTCTTTGTGATCGTGATCCTCGTGATCGTCTTCCGAGGCCTATTCGTTCAGTCAAAACAGCCGGTTCCTCAGACACCGAAAGAGTTTGAGCCGAATCAGGGTTTTGAGCAGCGACTTTCCGACGCCATTAAAATTCCCACCGTTTCCGACCAAGATCCGTCGAAGATGGATTTCGCGAAGTGGGATGAACTCTTCACCTTGATCGAATCGGCCTATCCGAAGGTGCACCAGACGCTTGCGCGTCAAAAGATTGGTGAATGTTCGTGGGTCTATGAGTGGAAGGCAGCCCAGGGGGCTGGATCGGTGCTTTTCCTCGCGCATACCGACGTGGTCCCCGAGGAAGAAGAGAAGCTCAAAGAGTGGGAGCATCCTCCGTTTTCAGGTCATGTGGACGACGAGTTCATCTGGGGGCGAGGCGCGCTGGACGATAAGGTCTCGGTGTTTGGAATGCTTGAGGCGCTCGAGGTCTTGGCGAGTCGTGGCTACAAACCTGAGCGCAATATCGTGCTCGGCTTTGGATGCGATGAGGAAGTTGGTGGACATTTAGGCGCAAAGGCGATCAAAGCTCATTTTGAAAGGGAGAATCGAAGATTTGTGTGGTCCATGGACGAGGGACATATCATCGGCGACGGGTTTTTCCCTGGGGTAGACCGGCCCGTGGCCTTTATCGGCCTGGCCGAGAAAGGGTTTGTGACCCTTGAGCTGAGCGCCGAAGGCGAGGGTGGGCATTCGTCCATGCCTGGAAAACAAACAGCTGTCGGAATTCTTGCTCGGGCCATTTCGAAGCTAGAGGAGAACCCATTCCCCGCGCGGCTCACCCCGCCGGTCGAAGGTATGCTGGCCCATCTTGCGCCTGAAGTGAACGGGCCGTTGAGATGGGTTTTTGCGAACCTTTGGATTTTGGAGCCCCTTGTTCTGCGGGTATTTGCTGGCAAGCCCTCCACCAACGCCACGGTGCGAACCACGACAGCTCTGACGGTGTTTCATGGCGGTGTGCGTGAAAATATCTTGCCGAAAACAGCCAGTGCGAAAGTTAATTTCAGAATTCTTCCCGGCGATACGAGAGAGGGCGTCTTGGAGCGAGCGAAGGAACTGATCGACGACGAACGTGTCAAAATTGATGTTCCAGAACGGGGCTTCAACTCGAACCCAACCTCGCCGTCATCGATTGACGGGCTGGGCTATGCGGTCATTTCGCAATCTATCCGAAACGTCTGGCAGGATGGCGTATTTGTGGCTCCGTCACTTACGGTGGGCGGGACCGACTCACGCCATTTTGAACCATTGGCCGATGACACCTATCGATTTCTGCCCCTCGTCTTGACCCCAACCGACACGCCTCGAATCCATGGCGTGAACGAGCGGGTCTCCATCGAAGGTTACGAAAAAGCGATTCGTCTCTACGCCGAAGTCTTTCAGCGTCTATCCGAATGAGTGGTAGTGGCATTGTGTTGGTCTTTTGAGTACACTTCGCCGCGATGAAGCTCTTTTTTCTTATTACATCACTCTTTTTCCTCTCGTGTTCGGACGGGTTTCAAACTCCCGAGGCTCCGGCTGATGCCGACCTTATGAGTCGAAATTTCGCGTTGGGCGAGCCTATCGACGGCTATCCTTCTTATGAAGAGAGGGTCGTGCTCTATTTGACGAACCAGCTCCGCACCGAGCCGCAAGCATTTAATGAGCAAGGGGCATACGCGCCAACGCCGCCGTTGCGC
This Microvenator marinus DNA region includes the following protein-coding sequences:
- a CDS encoding serine/threonine-protein kinase, whose product is MSGDVTSMTGLVLDGRYQVGNLLGAGGMGAVYRGVQRSVGRNVAIKVLRVGVFTTEESKVRFEREAQVMAGLEHPNIVRLYDFGSHEKGVFMVLELVEGKSLHEVLKGRSLAPELAMEIVRQIATGMAEAHARGIVHRDLKPANIMITSDSSGAMRVVILDFGLARPSRQDVRLTTNGLVYGTPEYIAPEYARGNEFDETAEIYALGVVLYEMLTGKPPFTGDPLQVLFQQVSEPTPGLDEAVASGQISEACANLTMSMLEKSPENRQPKSMLGLVQRLEVMGIGKRRFVRELDEGLRAPVSVSRQRPKLEPNKVRAGSTPFLEADDAVKGAWQDYVRKTGAIKLDEPLGQGTVIDPNIDGSLEFGTDPESLIKTIPREGVPPITEQMQDPRGELPTMLSVPGVDQSSEMSRFTTERMNSVFGSREGMGTIPATDVKIQAAPVPPPAEPSPKRAQPQSPELAFDPRERFSQERQRPEEPAKPKTAIPARLILVVAIIVLVLLVAIVLQLRNFAPEADTLSREELLKLYEEEADEAEKAEKAEQSTGERPQTSRAKKTAPKKGEVIDLFEGEAGQDEPPSNIKIERGR
- a CDS encoding M20/M25/M40 family metallo-hydrolase encodes the protein MTWKGRLKRGGAASVTLFVIVILVIVFRGLFVQSKQPVPQTPKEFEPNQGFEQRLSDAIKIPTVSDQDPSKMDFAKWDELFTLIESAYPKVHQTLARQKIGECSWVYEWKAAQGAGSVLFLAHTDVVPEEEEKLKEWEHPPFSGHVDDEFIWGRGALDDKVSVFGMLEALEVLASRGYKPERNIVLGFGCDEEVGGHLGAKAIKAHFERENRRFVWSMDEGHIIGDGFFPGVDRPVAFIGLAEKGFVTLELSAEGEGGHSSMPGKQTAVGILARAISKLEENPFPARLTPPVEGMLAHLAPEVNGPLRWVFANLWILEPLVLRVFAGKPSTNATVRTTTALTVFHGGVRENILPKTASAKVNFRILPGDTREGVLERAKELIDDERVKIDVPERGFNSNPTSPSSIDGLGYAVISQSIRNVWQDGVFVAPSLTVGGTDSRHFEPLADDTYRFLPLVLTPTDTPRIHGVNERVSIEGYEKAIRLYAEVFQRLSE